The genome window TATAATTTGTTAAATCCTATAGGCCATATGTTTACTATAAACAGCAGACTTTAGGTGGACAATCCTTATCGATGATAGGCTTCAACTCATTTGTGTTACGTTGTGTTGTGAAATATTTCCGTTCCAACTTGATTCATACAGAACAGGCCTCGAGATgctgttgtattgtttaaaatggcCTTACCAAAACCCCAATTCTGAATTATGAAATTTTAGTTCATCTTTAAAGCCTTTTAGCCTGGACTTGAACAACAAATCAACCTGCATCTTATATTTTTGTGCCACTTTTGTGTGTAGGTTTTACTGTTACTGAATGTCATAGTTGTTGCTAAAAGTCACTTGGATTTTGACTGGACTCCATCCATCAAAAACAGATCAAGACGGGACATTTCCTGTAGAGAGGACCTGGAATATGCACATGACAACCTCCGCTGCTGTCTGAACTGTCCAGCCGGTGAGCAAAAACTATTACTCAAAATCCACAATGCAAAAGAGTACCTTTACCGTGGATGAAAACTCTAAATtaactatatattatatactgttttatgagaaaatgttgtttgtatttCTTTACAGGAACCTATATGAAAAGCCCCTGCTTTCGAGATTCAGAAAAAGGAGAGTGTGAACAGTGTGAGTTTGACTCGTTCACCGAACATGGCAATGGACTTAAGAAGTGTTTATCATGTATAAAGTGCCGTTCAGGTGAGTTTGCTTTttcaacatattttaaacaagGTTTTGACGTTTAATTTCCAATCATCTAATGTGCACATTCATTTGTTCTGTAGATCAGGACACTATAGAGAAATGCACAAGTACCCAGAACACACGGTGCGTGTGCAAACAAGGCTCATTTTGTTTACCAGACCAAGCGTGTGAGGTGTGCAAGAAATGCAGCaagtatgttttcttttcttgatTTTACCTCATGTTCATTCAATTGAATTGTTGGTTGCTAGACAAGTGTAACAACGTTTCTTTGAAGTCAATAAGTGTTAAGAACCTTTCCCTTGTTAAACACAGATGTAAGGAAGATGAGGAGATTGTGGAAAGATGCACAGTTGGTTCGAACACAGTTTGTAGAAAGAGAGAGTCTTTGGGCAGCTCTCTATCAGGTACACTAGATTCTCACTCTACAACCcaatacattcatatttttgttgttgacaTGTAGTATTCATGTCTCTACGTGCCACACAAAAGAGAACATAAGACCACATATTGATTCCTTCCTGTATGTCTTACAGTGACTAAACTTGTTGTTTTGCCACTAATTGCAATGCTGGTGGTGTGCACTGCAAGTTTTTGCTACTGGAAGAATACAAAACGAAGTAAAAGTGCAGGTATGGCAAACACATTCAAATCCAACAATCTACTTTTATCAGTTCTTTCAATGTTTCTTCAGTTGTTTCGTTGTTcttttaattacagtaacttcACGAAGTCCAAAGGATGTGGTGAAAATCTGTATGGTAAGTCTGTAATGAGATCACATGAGATTTCTAAAAGAATGTTTGGAGGAACCTGTCTGTCTAATCTATctaagtgatagttcagccaaaattaaaatttactcaccctcctgtcatttcaaacctttatgactttctcactttctcagaacacaaaagaagatattttgaagaaagctgctAACTGAACAGCACTAGTCCGcaattaacaacattcttcaaaatattttcttatgtgttctgcggaagaaagaaagtcataggattgaaatgacaagagggtgggtaaataataacggcattttacttttttacatcAAAGTATGAAAACCACTATTCATTTTACTATTAGTTGCTCAGTCATCCAGGCCGAACCTCTTTATTTTTAACGGAATGCGTTATATTTGAATAActatatttactataaatgttAAACCGTATCAGTGATCGACCAAACTATAATATCTTCCTGTTTTGCAGGGTGACCGTGATGATTTGAgagaagagagacagaatgCCCAAAACGCCAAGATAGATGATTCATCTCCGTTCCAGCCGTTTCTAGAGCTAAATCATTCGGTGGGTATCGGGTCTCCTGGTTTATCAGAGGTGGAGAAAGACAGAGGACCAGGAGACAGCCTGACCAACACTTCCAACTCTTCACAAATTAGCCTTTCTTTGTCTGCTGTGTCTAGTAACCCCCAACCCAGCAATGCTAACCATCCTTCAAACTCTGCACTTTCTCAGCACTTTTGCACTTTGGTGAGAGTTGCAGCTTTGAGATTTATACTCAATGTTTATTTAGAGTCTTACTGGCATTAACACTCTGCATACCCGTCTGACTACTCTTATACCCATCTGATTCATCATCGGGGCAGTCTTGGCCTAATTTTTAGATTGTCGGAATtatgaccagaaggttgctggttcgatcctcagggctgGCGGttaacgactgaggtgcccttgagcaaggcccCCACTTGTTCcctgggcgctgcagtgatagctgcccactgctccgggtgtttgtgtgttcaccacttgctgtgcgtgtgtttgctactcactggatgggttaaatgcagaggtcacatttcgggtatgggtcaccatatctgacaaataggtcactttcacatAATCGGATGCTTATTTTTCTGCTGTTTAACAACTCTCAAGCTTAAAGGCAAAATGTCGCAagcttaaatgtttttatttggtaAGCAGACGCCCTGCAGGAGAATgttgtgtattgttttttggggggggggtgtgTCTGGTCCTGGTTATGGGACGCTGGTGTCCCCATCGGAATTTTTAACCAGATTTAACCAGAAATGCAGTCTTTGAAATTGTTTACCGGCTATGTTTAGTGTTTAGTATGATGAAAAGCATGACTATGCTGCTCCACCAGTTAAgatgaaagtaaaataatacTTCTGCaaaatttctgaaaaaaatctttatatttttaggaATGTGAGCTATCGAGAAGACTTCTTCCATTGAATGGTaaaaacacatatatatttttgatatttttgattacatttaagtTTTTAGTGTTATCGTTTTAATATAGTAATATATTGAAGTGATAtctcattgtgttttgttttttaggaGAGGAATCATTGAAGAAAAGCTTTGATTTCTTTGAGGAAATGGATGTCCACTATCACAACAGATTCTTCAGGTTTATTGGACTGAGTAACAATGCAATCAAAGTATCAGAGTCTCTATTTCCGGACGACCGAGTTTATGAACTGTTGAAAATCTGGATGGAAAAGGAGGGAATGAAGGCAGATTTCAACACCCTTATTGAAGCGTTAATTTATTTGGACCAAAGACTGTCAGCAGAAAACATTATTGCAAAAGCAATTAGTaatggtttatttaaatatgaagaTGAGTGACTGGAAACGTAACGATTGTCACTCTCAGTGATCTCAAGTgaaaaaatatatctgtttaAGTGTCATTTCTGAAACATTCCTTAACAGAAGCCAATACTGCAGATACAAATTGGCCAATACTGTGCAGatatttaaaggaaaatgttgtGTCATCGTTTACAAACATTGGTTACATTTGAATTAGTGTTGAATTTACTCTTTGTGATATGAAATCAgtgttaatttttttgtagCATTCTTTATGACGCAAGACATTGGAAATAATGTTGTcgtattttcacattattttgtttacaaataaagTCAATGCAATATTCGTTACATGTTATCACGTGACCTCTGACGCTAGAATGTGCAAATGAATCATCCTGGTAGTTGATTGACTTTTATGACTGCAGAATTACAAATGAAAGAATATAGAGTAAATCTTTCATTAAAGCTTATTCAAAGTAAAGAAATGTATCCGTAGCCACAATTTATCAATTGTCGCCGAAATTAATCGCAAGCAAACTAATGGTTTTGTTTCCAAGCATAATTTTGAAATTGGCTCTGACATTGGAATCAATTCCTACATCTTGCCACTAGATGTCGCCAGCTGTCTGATTCCGGTCCTGAAATGATTTAACGCGCTGTCGTGTTGAGGAAATATATCGTTGCGTCTGTTTTTTGTGAATACCGCTTgtactgtaaaatgtatagtcatttttttaaagcaggaTTTCCACGTGCCGAAGTAAGTTTCATAATGGTCATTGTATCTTTATCTAAACGACCGTGGGCTGTGGTTGGTTTTCAAGGAAGCATAATGTAACCTACACTGAATCTGTTCTATTGCCTTACGGTCCTCCTAAACATTGCGTATATTTTTTGACCAACAAAAGCTCCCGCATAGTCTCAGTTGGGTGAATCCGTTGTTTCCACttgtaattaaatatttcacatttgagAGTTATAAGTGGAACGCTCTAAATGCTCTCTAATACGTTaagtttaatgtaaaaaataatttaatttattacgCAAAATTACTTGAACGTTAATGTTTTTGGCACTACACTTCCCATGTGTCCTTGCGGTTTTTACAGGAAAATGGTACGTAATCACCTAGACTTGTAAACAAGAGAGGTGCATGTGCAAGTAAGTCCTGCCGTTTAACCATTACACTAAAATAGTCGTTGAAGTTTGTATTTAGTTTTCTCGCATTATATCTTCTAAATGTTCACCTTTAGCGGGCTGTATAACCTCTGTGTTTGTGCTTTGCGTTACGTCACAGAAAAACATGGTCAAACCTTTAAAGTAGTAATAAACACTCCCAACTAAGCAACtgcttttgaaacatttttggttcacATGTTACATATCAAACAGTTTCGTTGTTTTATAACAATGGAAACCTCaataaattaatgttaatatatgtgGTAATACATTCgacatgtttacacattttattcagTTCCTTCCACAATTGGCGTCTGTCTTGTTGTGCAATACCTCATTTTTGaaatttttttgcttgttttttgtaaagtggGCCGAAAGTAAGACAAAGGTGAGAAATGATGGGGAAAAATGGAAAGAGGAACTGAGACCGTCAAAAGCGTTGTGTCACGAGGTTCTTTTTGATATTTGGGCACACACACCAGCTGAAGGTACTGTATATTTAGATTTGCTGCTAGTAAAATCATCTAGATATTTTGCAGTAGTTACAAGTTTGACTGTTACAACTGAACATACAGACACTTTCAACAACTAAATAAACCACAAGGAATCtttatgttgtattttgatTTTACAATCGCAGTAGATTTTTAAGGTAAGttgtaacattttattatacagaATTTGATGTTGTTAATCTTTTCTATTTATTGCtgtgtttagttttttaattagAACTTATGTCTGTCTGTAACCTTGACTTGCAGAATTCACACGATGAGGgacattgttacattttatgtaaCCTATCTCATGTGCCTGTTGCTGGGGATTACTTGTGTTGTGTTGGTATCTCACTGGAATTATAGCTATCGAGGGGGATTTGCATGGGATGGCTCAAACAAGCACTTCAACTGGCATCCAGTCCTTATGGTCACTGGCATGGTGGTTCTGTATGGGAATGGtaagtttggttttattttgtgtttgtttttaactcAGAGACCATGCTCAACCGgtattttcagttttatacTAATTCATTTAACGTTTATATTTGGTTTGCTACATTGTatctaattcattttttatctgtTGACCAGCGGCTGTAGTGTACCGTGTTCCACTGACCTGGGGTCAGAATAAGCTTCCATGGAAGCTATTACATGCTGGGCTTCTGCTCCTTTCTCTCATCATGTCTGTTACCGGTCTTTGTGCAGTGTTCGATTATCACAACACAAATCACATCAACAACCTCTATTCCCTTCACAGCTGGATAGGGATTTGTACCGCAGCACTCTTCACTGCACAGGTATGTATCATGTTCACAAATGATACACCTGTTTTTTACTAACGGGGAAATATAAATAAGTGATTGATTTCAGCTTCTGTCAAATTTCTATGTTGTAGTTTTGCATTACTCATATGATAGGTAACACTTGACTATAGGCAGAGCAAATAATCATGTACTCCTACTTGAACTAATACTCGCTTTCACGTGAACTAATGGTAGATAAAggattaatatttatatataatagaatttacaatacaataaaggAACTAATAAATTGCTAAGCTTATCTGTGGCTTACGGTCATTTTACTATGACTATTTAGTTAAGGTTCATTTATGATAGGTTCAAATCTTGTGTAAACATTAGTTTATGAGTACTGTTTTAGGTACTAAAACATGATTATTGTTGGTTTAGCTGATAGTAAAGTGTTATTAAAAGTAAGAGACAGTTAATTAATTTAGGGCATTTTGAGAATTAATCCACATTTTGCCTCAGTTTGAGTAAAAACAATCTTGTTCCTTTTTTCCAGTGGGTTATGGGTTTTACTGCATTTCTTCTACCCTGCACCCCGATGGGTGTACGTTCACTAGTAAAGCCAGGTCACGTTTGGATGGGAGCAATTATTTTGGTTCTCAGCATTGTGTCCTGCATCTCAGGGATCAATGAGAAACTCTTTTTTGCACTGTAAGTTATCTAATAGACACATAAATTCACCTTAATGGATCTTTATATTAGCCAGTTTGTGATTTGATCAATCCGTTATGCTGATTTCCCATCATTATGCTGTAGTTGAATGTTGTAAAATTTGCAATAACTTGTTGATATGTGCAAAAAAGAAGTGAGTcaaattacatatatttataaatatcacACAACTGTAAAATTTGAAATGGATGATATGACGTCATGACAAATTCATTGTCCTATTGGTTCTTTCTTCAGAAAAGCAAACACCAATGGGACGCTGCCTTATTCCATGTTGCCACAAGAGGCCGTCCTTGCTAATTCTTTGGGAGTCATCATAGTAGCATTTGGATTGGTTGTTTTGAAAATTTTATCCAATCAGATATGGCAACGTCCTGAGCCAGCCGATGATGAGGAAGTTTACAGGGTGAGAAACGAGATAATTTTATGCGTCCTTTGTTCTTTGGTGTAGTAATAGTCTAACCAAACCaattattaaaattttattCAAAGGAGTGGTGATTTCCCTCCAAAGTGATTTGATTTTGTTCTTTGGTCTCATTTTCAGCCACTGGCATATGATGGAAGCTGATGTCCGCATTGCAATGTGAATGTCCACAATTAATAAGTATTTGTATTTTGCCTGATATGTCCTCTTCAGTGGAGCCAAAGTCCCTGAATACAACAGTTGGTCTTTTCATTTTAGATAAACAGCAATACCTGATCAGAActtacatatatttttcttttattttgttacgCCTTGCTGTActtcatttattgtttaaaatactaTGAAGAATAAGACATCAGATACAATCACTTCTGCGTTTATGCTAATTTATTTGAGACCACgcattataaaaattaaattgttatatAGAAAACAACATCTATGTtaaagaacaaagagaaagCATTACGTCTTTGTTCATTAAACCGGTTCTAACCGGTTGTAAAAGGAAATCCCACTCGGGCCAAGCCACACACAACCATCTCTTTAGAATGACCAATGGGAACCGAGACAGTTCTGCTCCAATCAAAAGTATGGAAATTGTACTTAGAATTtgcatattatatttattataaaatgattacGTGCTACGAACTCCCCCAGTTACTTATTggaataatacaaaataagaaaCATATAAGCCATCAGGTAAAGTAGCCGAAAGAGTTGTCAAAAACATGACACGTTAcgttaaaggcttttaatgctTTACACTGAATAACAATGCGGAAATGCAATAAGGATACGAGCACTTGATACAGTGCGttatctatatttatttattaaaacgttTGCCTTTATCGTTCTTTCGACTCGAAGGAGAATAATAAGCTATAAAAGAAAAGCTGAAGACCATCCTTACCCCCTCGTCATATTACGTCAGTGCACCTACCCTACAGTGTAGCTGGGGAAACGTGGTTTCAACAAGGTCCGCTCTCAGGCTATCTTTAGTGCAGTCTTCTCTGCTTGACAACACATTTCTGTCCGTGTTTCCTGAAGCCTTGAACGTTATCATGTCCGGTCGAGGAAAAGGCGGCAAGGGGCTTGGGAAAGGTGGCGCAAAACGTCACCGTAAAGTTCTCAGAGATAATATTCAGGGAATTACTAAACCAGCTATACGCCGTTTAGCGCGCCGTGGTGGTGTTAAGCGTATATCGGGTCTTATATACGAGGAAACTCGAGGCGTACTGAAAGTTTTCCTAGAGAATGTCATTCGTGACGCTGTGACCTACACAGAACACGCCAAGCGCAAGACGGTGACCGCTATGGACGTAGTGTACGCTCTAAAGCGTCAAGGACGTACGCTGTACGGTTTTGGTGGTTAAATATCATCCGGACGGTTCATTTGGTAAACAAAGGCTCTTTTCAGAGCCGCCCAAATATTCGTTTGAAAAGAgcaaatttgaaaataaatcctTTCTATAGTTTATTTTAGGCTATAGTTTGTGAATTGTCGAAGGCAAACCTTTTATGGTTTTTATGTggtttctttattatatttaacacaatataatattcatacaatgccttcattttaaacatataataTGCCTAATATTTCCACACACCGATGTATACAGTTTCAATATAGAATATACGTTTAAAAAAGTAGCTACAATGTTTCTTCACAGAGATGCCATATAAGAACCATTATGGTAACCCCCTTTACAGATCCACTcagccaaaaatggttcttctatgccGGGGCCCCTCATTGTTTTCATCAATATTCAAAGCTCCCCTCTCACTATCCTGTAAAATAAGAGCTTAGCATTAACATTCATCAGCCAATTAATAATTATGATTTGTGTTTAGCTTaggtaaatgtatttcaatgcttATTatgtcttatttaaaaaatagtcATCTTTAGGCTCCTTTAAAAGTCAACTGGGGCACCCTGTTGAAAACCactttttatgtgttgctgagaAGCACTCTTAAGATTGTAGCAGATTCTAACAATAAAAAGGATCAATGATCAGCAGTATAAATTATAAAGATTGATTCACTGTGTTATGATTTACAATCTTACTTATCACctgtaataaatgtaacaatCTAGCACTGATTATGTTCACATTGCATAGACAGAGGGGAACTGCAGCACACACATCCAAGTGAAAAGTTTTTCTACAGACATTatggcccagtttcacagacgcttaaggctagtcccagactaaaatgaatgtgtgacctgtcttaagtgaatataacttgcccagaaatatctttaaaaatatcagtggcattgttttgtttcaagatgcacagcagtaatgtattcttctaaggcatttttataaaagcgacacaaatatcttaattcaactaaggcgtCCTGTATCCATAGctaagccgtgtctgtgaaaccaggcctatGTTTGTTCACTGAGGAACTAACAAATTTGGTAAGCCTTTTTTAAAcctaataaacatataaaatataactgcTCTATTAAGACTGCGATAGGTAATACTGTGAGAAGCACTAACGTTATATAAATGAAGTATGCACATTCAAGTCTTGCTGTATAAATATCATGGACTTATGGTTGCTCAGATCTCTacagttttttgtatttaaaaaagcgTTAAATGAAACGcaacaaaatgaatgaaaagcaACAGTTAAACTAGTAGACCTACTcttattttagattttgtgACTTGATAACTGTTTACTCATAAACTAACCTCTCAGATTTTGCCTCATTGTTATAAGTCATATAAAGCTCTTCACACAATGTTCAaacctggtttaaaataaagagCGAAGGTTAAGTATCTTGTTCAGTGACGCACATCTGTATCAATTATTTGCATGTATATTTTCTGAGGTCATCACATCTAGCCTACACAAACTACGAAGTGCAGTTCCACGCTGGACAATGGCGGAACGTATGACAATCTTCACGCTGGTTAAAAGGCGTTTAAAAAAGTGAGGTTGACAATGAAATAACTAACAATTTAACAGAACAATAGTACATAGTTTTGTTAGTATTAACATGTAGCAAAATAGTAATAAATGCACCAATACAACGTTATATTCAAGTCAACTTCCTTCTGTTAGTCAGCGCCTCGACAAAAGAGAATTCCCCCTTTAGAAAATAGATTCTTTTATCACCAaaacctttaaatgttttttattttaggaatcTTGTTTACAAATACAACTCTCTCGAATTGAGTACTGGGTGTAAATATACGATTATTAAtagattgttttaaaataattctcCGTCAGATTAAGGAAGGTTGTAATGGCGACAGTGGCGAGCTGTGTTACCTTCACTGCAGAAATACACTTCAAATTATCGTTCTTTAAATAATCCTTATCTCTAACAACCACGGATATGTACATTAGGGTCTTCTGTATACAAAGTGTTGATAGTTTCGGTCATGATT of Triplophysa dalaica isolate WHDGS20190420 chromosome 4, ASM1584641v1, whole genome shotgun sequence contains these proteins:
- the hdr gene encoding hematopoietic death receptor isoform X2, with product MRYIIFLVLLLLNVIVVAKSHLDFDWTPSIKNRSRRDISCREDLEYAHDNLRCCLNCPAGTYMKSPCFRDSEKGECEQCEFDSFTEHGNGLKKCLSCIKCRSDQDTIEKCTSTQNTRCVCKQGSFCLPDQACEVCKKCSKCKEDEEIVERCTVGSNTVCRKRESLGSSLSVTKLVVLPLIAMLVVCTASFCYWKNTKRSKSAVTSRSPKDVVKICMGDRDDLREERQNAQNAKIDDSSPFQPFLELNHSECELSRRLLPLNGEESLKKSFDFFEEMDVHYHNRFFRFIGLSNNAIKVSESLFPDDRVYELLKIWMEKEGMKADFNTLIEALIYLDQRLSAENIIAKAISNGLFKYEDE
- the hdr gene encoding hematopoietic death receptor isoform X1 is translated as MRYIIFLVLLLLNVIVVAKSHLDFDWTPSIKNRSRRDISCREDLEYAHDNLRCCLNCPAGTYMKSPCFRDSEKGECEQCEFDSFTEHGNGLKKCLSCIKCRSDQDTIEKCTSTQNTRCVCKQGSFCLPDQACEVCKKCSKCKEDEEIVERCTVGSNTVCRKRESLGSSLSVTKLVVLPLIAMLVVCTASFCYWKNTKRSKSAVTSRSPKDVVKICMGDRDDLREERQNAQNAKIDDSSPFQPFLELNHSVGIGSPGLSEVEKDRGPGDSLTNTSNSSQISLSLSAVSSNPQPSNANHPSNSALSQHFCTLECELSRRLLPLNGEESLKKSFDFFEEMDVHYHNRFFRFIGLSNNAIKVSESLFPDDRVYELLKIWMEKEGMKADFNTLIEALIYLDQRLSAENIIAKAISNGLFKYEDE
- the hdr gene encoding hematopoietic death receptor isoform X3, with the translated sequence MKSPCFRDSEKGECEQCEFDSFTEHGNGLKKCLSCIKCRSDQDTIEKCTSTQNTRCVCKQGSFCLPDQACEVCKKCSKCKEDEEIVERCTVGSNTVCRKRESLGSSLSVTKLVVLPLIAMLVVCTASFCYWKNTKRSKSAVTSRSPKDVVKICMGDRDDLREERQNAQNAKIDDSSPFQPFLELNHSVGIGSPGLSEVEKDRGPGDSLTNTSNSSQISLSLSAVSSNPQPSNANHPSNSALSQHFCTLECELSRRLLPLNGEESLKKSFDFFEEMDVHYHNRFFRFIGLSNNAIKVSESLFPDDRVYELLKIWMEKEGMKADFNTLIEALIYLDQRLSAENIIAKAISNGLFKYEDE
- the LOC130419583 gene encoding lysosomal membrane ascorbate-dependent ferrireductase CYB561A3, producing the protein MRDIVTFYVTYLMCLLLGITCVVLVSHWNYSYRGGFAWDGSNKHFNWHPVLMVTGMVVLYGNAAVVYRVPLTWGQNKLPWKLLHAGLLLLSLIMSVTGLCAVFDYHNTNHINNLYSLHSWIGICTAALFTAQWVMGFTAFLLPCTPMGVRSLVKPGHVWMGAIILVLSIVSCISGINEKLFFALKANTNGTLPYSMLPQEAVLANSLGVIIVAFGLVVLKILSNQIWQRPEPADDEEVYRPLAYDGS
- the zgc:153409 gene encoding histone H4, with product MSGRGKGGKGLGKGGAKRHRKVLRDNIQGITKPAIRRLARRGGVKRISGLIYEETRGVLKVFLENVIRDAVTYTEHAKRKTVTAMDVVYALKRQGRTLYGFGG